A region of the Pseudomonas asiatica genome:
GCTGCTGCAGGTGCTGGGCGAAGGTGTAGGCACCCACATAGCCCAGTACGTCGACATGGCCGTAGTAGCGGTCCTTCAGGCGTTGCAGGGTGCCGTTCTTCTGTGCCTTGTCGAGGAACTCGTTGACCTCGTTGAGCAGGCTGTTGTCTTCACCGGCCGCCACCGCCCAGCGCTGGTCGCGGGTGTCGCCCAGGTCGAAGGCAACCCGCACGTTGGGGAAGTACACCTGGTTCATCGCCAGCTCGTTGGAGTCGACCAGGGTCAGGTCGATCTGGCCTTCGTCGACCATGCGCAGCAGGTCGACCACCTCGACGGCGTCGGATTCTTCGTATTCCAGGCCCGGGTACTGCTTTTTCAGCTCGGCCAGCTGGTCGGCGTGGCTGCTGCCCTTGAGCACCATGATCTTCTTGCCGACCAGACCCTTGGCGTTGGTGGGGCGCGTGCGGCCGTTGCGGTAGATGACCTGTGGGGTCACTTCCAGGTAAGGGTGGGAGTACCTGACCTGGGCCTTGCGCCGTTCGCTGGTGACCAGGCCGGCCGCTGCCAGCACCGGGCCGGAGGGCTTGCCGAGGCTGTCGTACAGCTCGTCGAGGTTGTCGGCGGTCTCGATCTGCAGCTTTACGCCGAGATCCTCGGCGAAATGCTGGACCAGCTCGTACTCGAAGCCGGTTTCGCCGTTGCGGTCCTGGAAGTAGGTGGCCGGGCTGTTGCGGGTGATCACGCGCAGCACGCCATCCTCCTTCACGCGCTCGAGGGTGCTGGGTTTTTCAACGCAGGCACCGAGCAGCAGAAAGAGTCCGGTTGCGAAAAGCCATCTGGCGCAACGCTGGCGCAAAGCAGTGTGGGCGAACATAGGTTGCAGTATACGCAAAGGACTGGCCCAACCATATCTCGACAACTGTTAGCTTGTCTGGTAGCGCTTTATGTGCAATGGCGGCCTAGTCCCCTTGTAGGAGCGGCCTTGTGTCGCGATGGGGCGCGCAGCGGCCCCCAGATTTTAAGCTCTGCCGCAGATATCCCTGGGGCCGCTGCGCGCCCCATCGCGACACAAGGCCGCTCCTACAAGGCGAGCGAGGCAGGTGTATTTTTTTGACCCGCAAGTCCGGTTCCGCCGCCCGGCAGGCGTGGCTTAGAGCGGGTGCCGAAACCCTTCGAATTAGGCTAGAATGCACGGCCTCTAAGCACACCCCTTCCTGAGGCTGTCCCGACGATGTTGATCCTGCGCGGCGCTCCTGCCCTTTCTGCCTTTCGCCACGGTAAATTACTCGAGCAACTGAGCCAGAAAGTCCCCGCTGTTACTGGTTTGTATGCCGAATTTGCCCACTTCGCCGATGTCGACGGCGAGCTGACCGCCGACCAGCAGCAGGTGCTGGGGCGTCTGCTCAAGTACGGCCCGAGCGTGCCGGTACAGGAGCCGAGCGGCCGCCTGTTCCTGGTCGTGCCGCGCCTGGGCACCATTTCGCCGTGGGCCAGCAAGGCCAGTGACATCGCCCACAACTGCGGCCTGCAGTCGATCCAGCGCCTGGAGCGCGGTATCGCTTACTACGTTGCCGGCAACCTGAGCGAAGCCGACGCCGAACTGATCGCGGCCGAGCTGCACGACCGCATGACTCAGCGCGTGCTCGGCCAGCTGGAACAGGCCGCTGACCTGTTCAGCCATGCCCAGCCCAAGCCGATGACCTCGGTGGACATCCTCGCCGGTGGCCGTGACGCCCTGGCCAAGGCCAACATCGACCTGGGCCTGGCCCTGGCCGAAGACGAGATCGACTACCTGGTCAACGCCTTCCAGGGCCTCAAGCGCAACCCGAACGACATCGAACTGATGATGTTCGCCCAGGCCAACTCCGAGCACTGCCGCCACAAGATCTTCAACGCCAGTTGGGACATCGACGGCCAGGCTCAGGAAAAGAGCCTGTTCGGCATGATCAAGAACACCTACCAGATGCACAACGAAGGTGTGCTGTCTGCGTACAAGGACAACGCCTCGGTGATCGTCGGCAACGTTGCCGGCCGTTTCTTCCCGAACCCTGAAACCCGCCAGTACGGCGCGGTGCAGGAGCCGGTGCACATCCTGATGAAGGTCGAGACGCACAACCACCCGACCGCCATCGCCCCGTTCTCCGGCGCCTCCACCGGCTCCGGCGGCGAAATCCGCGACGAAGGTGCGACCGGCCGTGGCGCCAAGCCCAAGGCTGGCCTGACCGGCTTCACCGTGTCCAACCTGCGTATCCCGGGCTTCGAACAGCCGTGGGAGCAGGCCTACGGCAAGCCTGAGCGCATCGTCGACGCCCTCGACATCATGATCGAAGGCCCACTGGGTGGCGCTGCGTTCAACAACGAATTCGGTCGCCCGGCGCTGACCGGCTACTTCCGTACCTTCGAGCAGGCCATCAACACCCCGCACGGTGAAGAAGTGCGCGGCTACCACAAGCCGATCATGCTGGCCGGTGGCATGGGCAACATCCGTGAAGACCACGTGCAGAAGGGCGAGATCACCGTCGGCGCCAAGCTGATCGTGCTCGGTGGCCCGGCCATGCTGATCGGCCTGGGCGGCGGCGCCGCTTCGTCGGTGGCTACCGGTGCCAGCTCGGCTGACCTGGACTTCGCTTCGGTACAGCGCGAAAACCCGGAAATGGAGCGCCGTTGCCAAGAGGTTATCGACCGCTGCTGGCAGCTGGGCGACAACAACCCGATCGCCTTCATCCACGACGTTGGCGCCGGCGGTATCTCCAACGCCTTCCCTGAGCTGGTCAACGACGGTGGCCGTGGTGGCCGCTTCGAACTGCGCAACGTGCCCAACGACGAGCCGGGCATGGCCCCGCACGAAATCTGGAGCAACGAATCGCAGGAGCGTTACGTGCTGGCGGTCAGCGCCGTCGACTTCGAGCGCTTCAAGGCAATCTGCGAGCGTGAGCGTTGCCCGTTTGCCGTAGTGGGTGAAGCGACTGAAGAGCAACACCTGACCGTAAGCGACAGCCACTTCGGCAACACGCCGGTAGACATGCCGCTCGACGTACTGCTGGGCAAGCCGCCACGCATGCACCGTTCGGTTACCCGCGAAGCCGAGCTGGGCGATGACTTCGACCCGAGCAAGCTGGACCTGGACAACGCCGTTCAGCGCGTCCTCAGCCACCCGGCCGTGGCCAGCAAGAGCTTCCTGATCACCATCGGCGACCGCACCATCACCGGCCTGGTAGCTCGTGACCAGATGGTCGGCCCGTGGCAGGTACCGGTGGCCGACTGCGCCGTCACCGCCACCAGCTTCGACGTCTACACCGGTGAAGCCATGGCCATGGGCGAGCGTACCCCGCTGGCGCTGCTGGATGCCCCGGCGTCCGGCCGCATGGCAATTGGCGAGACACTGACCAACCTGGCTGCCTCGCGCATCGAGAAGCTGTCCGACATCAAACTGTCGGCCAACTGGATGTCTGCCGCCGGCCACCCAGGTGAAGACGCCCGCCTGTACGACACCGTCAAGGCTGTCGGCATGGAGCTGTGCCCGGAGCTGGGCATTACCATTCCGGTCGGCAAAGACTCGATGTCGATGAAGACCAAGTGGAGCGACGAGGGCGTAGAGAAGAGCGTTACCTCGCCAATGTCGCTGATCATCACCGGCTTCGCCCCGGTCACCGACATCCGCAAGACCCTGACCCCGCAACTGCGCATGGACAAGGGCGAGACCGACCTGATCCTGATCGACCTGGGCCGCGGCAAGAACCGCATGGGCGCTTCGATCCTGGCACAGACCTACGGCAAGATCGCTGCCCAGGCACCGGACGTCGACGACGCCGAAGACCTGAAGGCGTTCTTCGCCGTGATCCAGGGCCTGAACGAAGA
Encoded here:
- the mltF gene encoding membrane-bound lytic murein transglycosylase MltF; this translates as MFAHTALRQRCARWLFATGLFLLLGACVEKPSTLERVKEDGVLRVITRNSPATYFQDRNGETGFEYELVQHFAEDLGVKLQIETADNLDELYDSLGKPSGPVLAAAGLVTSERRKAQVRYSHPYLEVTPQVIYRNGRTRPTNAKGLVGKKIMVLKGSSHADQLAELKKQYPGLEYEESDAVEVVDLLRMVDEGQIDLTLVDSNELAMNQVYFPNVRVAFDLGDTRDQRWAVAAGEDNSLLNEVNEFLDKAQKNGTLQRLKDRYYGHVDVLGYVGAYTFAQHLQQRLPKYEKHFKSYAKVEQVDWRLLAAIGYQESMWQPEVTSKTGVRGLMMLTQRTAQAMGVSNRLDPKQSIQGGAKYFMKIKEELDDSIQEPDRTWFALAAYNVGTGHLEDARTLAKREKLNPNKWLDVKKMLPRLSQKQWYRQTKYGYARGGEPVHFVANIRRYYDILTWVTQPQLEGQVAEGSLHVPGVNKDKPAEQSPPM
- the purL gene encoding phosphoribosylformylglycinamidine synthase; protein product: MLILRGAPALSAFRHGKLLEQLSQKVPAVTGLYAEFAHFADVDGELTADQQQVLGRLLKYGPSVPVQEPSGRLFLVVPRLGTISPWASKASDIAHNCGLQSIQRLERGIAYYVAGNLSEADAELIAAELHDRMTQRVLGQLEQAADLFSHAQPKPMTSVDILAGGRDALAKANIDLGLALAEDEIDYLVNAFQGLKRNPNDIELMMFAQANSEHCRHKIFNASWDIDGQAQEKSLFGMIKNTYQMHNEGVLSAYKDNASVIVGNVAGRFFPNPETRQYGAVQEPVHILMKVETHNHPTAIAPFSGASTGSGGEIRDEGATGRGAKPKAGLTGFTVSNLRIPGFEQPWEQAYGKPERIVDALDIMIEGPLGGAAFNNEFGRPALTGYFRTFEQAINTPHGEEVRGYHKPIMLAGGMGNIREDHVQKGEITVGAKLIVLGGPAMLIGLGGGAASSVATGASSADLDFASVQRENPEMERRCQEVIDRCWQLGDNNPIAFIHDVGAGGISNAFPELVNDGGRGGRFELRNVPNDEPGMAPHEIWSNESQERYVLAVSAVDFERFKAICERERCPFAVVGEATEEQHLTVSDSHFGNTPVDMPLDVLLGKPPRMHRSVTREAELGDDFDPSKLDLDNAVQRVLSHPAVASKSFLITIGDRTITGLVARDQMVGPWQVPVADCAVTATSFDVYTGEAMAMGERTPLALLDAPASGRMAIGETLTNLAASRIEKLSDIKLSANWMSAAGHPGEDARLYDTVKAVGMELCPELGITIPVGKDSMSMKTKWSDEGVEKSVTSPMSLIITGFAPVTDIRKTLTPQLRMDKGETDLILIDLGRGKNRMGASILAQTYGKIAAQAPDVDDAEDLKAFFAVIQGLNEDGHLLAYHDRSDGGLVTTVLEMAFAGHCGLDLHLDPLTDSKGDVPAILFNEELGAVIQVRQDATPDVLAQFSAAGLGEGCVAVIGKPVNNGEVSISLNGEVLFDDDRRMLQRQWAETSYQIQRLRDNADCADQEFDLLLEEDNPGLSVKLGFDVNDDIAAPYIKKGVRPQVAILREQGVNGQVEMAAAFDRAGFAAIDVHMSDILAGRVDFEAFKGLVACGGFSYGDVLGAGEGWAKSALFNSRARDAFQAFFERTDSFALGVCNGCQMMSNLHELIPGTEHWPHFVRNRSEQFEARVAMVEVQKSNSIFLQGMAGSRMPIAIAHGEGHAEFASEEALLAADLSGCVALRYVDNHGKVTEAYPANPNGSPRGITGLTSRDGRVTIMMPHPERVFRAVQNSWRPDEWQEDAALMRMFRNARVWVN